The DNA window acacaagggatAAGAGCTAAGAAATAAGAGATTTAATAATAAgactcaattcaaaacaaactattgcaatgcttgcaatatctaaacaacaatccccggcaacggcgccattttgttgaaagagtatactagagtacttttcgtttatatcgtatccacggggattattgcgatatcaccgccgttctatagcttattttgtcttgagttaaggtTACTTTGGTTTTGAGTTTGCAAAAGACCATTCAatactttagtagcaaagagtaaattaatgaaagttctaagttaaagaaaatgtatcaagattcaatTTCATCGACCTAACTTCGTATGTCaacctataaatatatatatatatatatatatgaacttcttaacgatcaatataattacgtatcgacatcTATATCGTCCGtatccgcaacgatatagttagatttaccgtattgtatAACcgccgatttctccaccgtttaaacaatacaaataacgttttataaaccgatactaagtaaatatcaaacgctaaatccatgtctgcaatttatagtttgatagatgatgaaATTAGATCAAGGTACagatattgatgtctcaaacatttataccatagaaaagctttaacaaacaaactaaaccatctatattgatcataacttgttcatacacatatattcacaagaaatacatacaaaagtcaaggaggattacatcttatcttgatacaaaagagatttagctatccatgaaaatggtagcttgctcaagaaggtaaggatgaagaatgacaagcatctacggcgattaatcgacgatcaaggctttgaTTCTCCAATTCTTCAGTTGCTACAGTAGTTTAGGGTTCTTTGAGCTCTTAAGATGATCCAGAAGAAGGAAAATATCTGATTTGCTCCTTAAATAGCAATTttgttttctgtccagggcgcgtcgcgccctctagcGCGCATCGCGCCATTACACTTTGAAAGTTAAACCGCCCAAGCGCGCCACGCGCGCTTCTCTCTGCTGGAAGCTTCaggaaaatatcttgcccagggcgcgacgtgCCCTAttaccgcgcgacgcgcgctatgcTCTGCCCAACAGTCTTCAAACAAGGCCAAAACAAGCTCAAAACTTCCCAAAATGAGCtaagacctacaaaatcataactaaaacacatattaacataaaatgaaagctaaaaattataaactataaataattatctaaaacttcagggaattgtacgaatactcgataaaaacggtcgaaaggtgccactaattaaactaaatattaacacaatttggcacctaacacggGCTGGGTAGGAAATCTTAGACCGCAGGTACCCAGATCCGCCCGAATGATTATTGAGAAATGACGTCGTCGTCATTCATTTGGGGGGTGGAATAATACCAGCTTCAAGCTTCAGATCACATTTCACTTCATACACACACTCTCTCTCGTAACCCTAGCAGCCACAATCTCCTCTCACCACCGCCATCGTCTCATCACTCTCCACCACCGCCATCGTTTCATCACTCTCCACCACCATTGCTCACCAGTCACCACCATCACTCACCACCACTGTTGCTCACTAGTCACCACCATTCAttcatttctctctctctctctctctctctatgatGAAACAAACTCTATTCGTCTCTCATGCTCACCAAACCCCTAAGCCTTCCCTTCGCTGTTTCTCTTCTCCTCTCATCACTTTCGTTTGCAAGGTAGGTGTTTGATTTGGTTTTAGATTTATGATTTTCTAAGTTTTGTGGTTTATTTGATTTTTGACTTTTTTTGTTGTGATTCATTTGGATGCATTTTTTCAGATCTGTGAGCTGAAGGTGTAAAGGTGTGTAATTTTATTACTTACCCATTCTATTTTATAACTTCTTTTGTGATAGTTCTAACTTTTTGTTGTGGTTATTGTTTTGTTTGTTGTTATGATTTGTTCTGTTACTCTCCATATGAATTTCATATTTCTCTCCATCTCTGTTAGGTACATGTTGTTTTGTATGATTTAGTTTCAGTTTAGAGTTCACAACAAGTTATTGATCTAGCCAAATGAGCATTTTAGAGTTTAAGGCCCACAAATTTTTGGTGTTTGTTACATGGAAGCAGCTAGAACATCTGTAGTGTATTATGAAAGAGTTACATTTCAAAAGTAGACTTTAAACTTTCTAAATGCAGCATCTCTAACCGAAGATTAGAATGTAGAAGTGACGTTCAGCCTTGGACTCTAAAATGCGATTCCGAGGAATCTAGATACGACTTATCATAATATAATGAGGTATTTAGACATGTCTGACTGGAAGATCTACAAGAGGTTGGCTGCTGTAAACTCTCATAGTTGGAAAGGGAAGCATGGTTTGAGCTTGTGATGCAGCTTGTTGTTATCATGGTGTGTAGTGTAAACTTTTGTTGTTCCATGTGATCAACTAGGAGTGATACATGTAGGAAAAGGTTAGCAATATTTCAATTTAGCTTTTCCAATTCTATGATccagttttttgttgttgtgtttggtCATGTGAATTTGATGAAACAAAATTAACAATATGGGAATAATAATATATATGGCTAAAGTATCCTTTGCAAATGTAAGATAATTTTTCCATTTCTCTTTCAGTAGGGATAATATTTATGTTGCTAATTATTAATCATTGTTTTTTTAATGTGTCTACGGTCTTCCTGCCAGATATAAACAAGTTATAAACAAGAAGCATTTTGCTACGAGGAAGTGATATTGAATTTATTGGTTGTAAATATTGAATGTGTTGGTTGTAATAATTTGTAATTGTAACTTATAAGTATTGAATGTGTCACTGAATCATACTTGTATCAGCTTATAAAATGTATTGGTTGTAAATATTGTATGTGTCTCTGAATCATATTTGTATCAGCTTTTAAAATTTCCATTTTTTTGGAATATGAATCTGCCCAATAACCCGAGTAAACCATTTCAGTTAACCCGCGATCCGCATAAACCAAACCCGATCAAACCGTGTTTAATATTGGGCGAAAATGGGCCTTCATAGGGAAACCGCGGTTTCGGTTGGGTGAGGCTTTTGGGCCCGAAACCGCCCAACCCGATCCGTTGTCCAGCCCTAATAGAAGTGATGTTTATTATTGAATAAAGAtagaaaaaaaccaaaaaaaaaaattgatgaattttttttttataaaaggcagtaaaaaatttaaaatatggtTGTATCTAAGGTGAACCACCACCTAAATGGTTCACGTGAACCATTAAAAATAGTCATTGGATTGAAGAATTCTACTGAACAGTATAATATACCTCTGACATAGAATACTATTTTCTTTCTTTAACACTCCATCTCCCAGCCATAGTCATTACCGTGACTTCCAAATCTTCTTCTTccaaattaataaaaagtttatACAACTAACATAGAATAACATTTTCTTTCCTTAACACTCCATCTCTCACATCACCGCAATTTCCAAATCATCttctttcaaattaaaaaattgtattCTTTTATGATATCTCTGTTTCTCTCTATTTCCCTCAAATATTTGtcttttgttattgttattaacttttaagagtttaaaaaaaaatgataattgaAAATTTGGATTTAAAAAATTAGATCAAAAtttattatatgtatatttaGTTTCAACAAAATTTAATACTTTTCTCACTATGGGTTTACGATTAGATTTTAAGAATTTATACACTTAATGTGAAGTTTGTTCCAAGATACAACTGCATTTATTCAATGGATTGCAATTTAaacttttgtttttgttctttcCTATCATTTCGGACAAATACTCATTGGTAATAAATAACACCAAAAGAAACCGTTTGTGTTGGCTTAGACAACGCCCTCTTAATTGAAAACGGAGATGGAGGAAAGTTGGATgacacaaaaacaataaaatgaaTCAAATATGTCTTTTTTTCATAGGTATTTTGAAGCATTTAGGAATTTATAATTGAGAGAACATGAGAACGAAGATTTAGACCttaaaaaatggaagaaattgtagGGCTTGTTCGTTAAACTTAAATGAAAATATGGATATATGTTGGTGGTAGTGGAAGATTAATAAAGGATAAAACTTAGGTACAgttgtggttcttactattttctaataaaaatatgataaatatatttaaatataatttagtgagtgaaaataaGAGAAATTTACATACGtgtaagagaaaattatacacttatcatattttcattagaaaatggtaagaaccacacctaaagaattatACATAAGTTTTGTCTATTAAATAATCGGATCTTGTGTGGTAAGGATACAATAATATAATATAGACTAGTTTAATCTTATGGTAAAATTAGATgatacaataatatatatttttttatgaagtAACTGTAACGGTGTTACTTTTATAAAGTTAACAAttatccattttgtttttgaaaaagaaaattaattattcatcTTCTTTCACCGCAAAAGGTGATAGAATCCCTAAAGAGATAAAGATGTTTTTTCCCCACAAAATCATTGCTATTTAATTACAATATAACCTACACATGatataatttgtttaatttttccttttttaattcaAAGAACGTGCTGTAATTAACTAGTGAATATTGtgtataagaagaaaaaaaattagactcAGTTATTAGAACAAATTAATGTTTGACTATTATTGAGAATAAGTTGTAAATAAATTATAGTAGTATTAATTAGCGAAGAGAATCAAAAAGTAATGTAATTCCGTCAAAAAGAAAAGTAATGTAATTAATTTGACCGTAGACTCTAAAAGACATTTATTCCTTCTCAGTATTACTATTAGTTATGTTACTttacataataaaattaattaaaaaaattgcattAGTTGGCTGATTAGTGATTTTAATGTATATagtgttaatattaatattcttttttatCCTTTGAGATATACACAAGAGTATTAAGCAAAAGAGTACCAGTAGCTTTTATAAAAGGATATaacttaaaaaaaacaatattaatagAGATTAATGGGATACACTAtatgtaaattaattttatactAATATCCTACATAAACTTATCATTTTAAAACATATATCAATTTTGTgaacaaatttaaaattaattacaaaattaaattttaatgaaagattagtgcaaaattaaattaCTACTAACACATCCATAATTTTCTCATATTAATAGTACATTATTCAATGTGGTTTTTAGTAGTTTGAAATAAAACAAGAGATTTGTTTTTGTACATTGTATCAaatttaatattcaaattttaacttaaaattatattcaaaaataatatttaatttttcacaTTATCTTGAGTACATAACTAGGGCTGTTAGTGGAAGGATAATACTCAGAACTGGTCTGAAAACCGGACCACCAGAACTGGTTAAATGGCCCGGTCGAAAAGGACATTAGTTAAGTAATGGATAAAAAATGTATCCATATCCAACTCAAAGAACCGGATCCATTAATCCAATAAGGAACCGGTAGTGTTTAATATAAaaaccaaaattttatattttcttcatttcttttcTTCCTTCGTCTCTCTCTTTTCTCTTGTCTCTCAATCTCACACTCAGACTTTACCTCCCTCCCTCGTATCTCTCGTCTCTCATCAATCATCATGTCATCTCTTATGCAATCTCCATATGTCTCTCTCTCCCTGGGCTTCGTCTGAAATCAACGTCTCACCATTAGGGCTGTTTTAGGTCAACCGTGCATTTTAGGGCAAACTGTGATCATCTGAAATTTTTGTGTAATGTATCCAAACTCTATattctttttattgttttatgttgTATTCTACATAGTTTGCATGTTGGAGGTATTAAAGACGACTGCTTATTTTTTGAACACAGTTTACATAGTTTGCCCTAATCGTTACATTGTTGTTAAATAAAGTGTATCCATTTTATGAGTTTGTTTGCTGAGTTGAGGTTTACTTTTCTGTTGAGCTGAGTTGAGATTAATTTTTTCGGCCTAAGGTTTTGAAACTTGTAAGTTTTGTTGCTGATTTGAGGTTTGTATCCATTGTAACTTGTAAGTTTTGTTGCTGATTTAAGGTTTACCTTGATGCTTAAAAATAAATGGCGGTGTTGCTGATTTGAGGTTGTATTTTACCTTGATTACCATTCTATTATTGTTTgattgatataatttttttttgggatGTCTTTTCAAGATTCTTCTGAGACTCCCAACATGGCTGATCTGATAGATATCAGCTTGTTGCTTGATGGGGCAGAGGAGACAATGGATGGAGGCAATTTAGAGATTGGTGAGATGATTGACTTGGGAATTCTAGACCCAGTACCAATCCCAACTGATGTTACAACTGAGACTACATCCACTATCCAAAATACAAGTACCACTCAAAACACAACAACTGTTGTTGAGCCAACACCTCCAGTTGACCCAGCTCAGAGTTCTCAGAGCCAAATCAATGCTTTTGGTAAAGCTCCTCGTCCCAAAAATTCTGTTGTTCATACTGAGATGGTTCTTGTTGAGATGCCAGATGGTGTCAAGAAGTGGAAATGCAAATGGTGTGGTAAGCTTTATACTTATGACACTAAATGGAAAAGCACTTCTAATGgtaaaaaaacacttagaaaattgcATCCAAAGGAAGCTGAGGATGAGAGGTAATACTGATAAGGAGGTAGCACAATCTAGGTTAAGTGTAGGTTCTGATAGTACTCCTAGTTTGGCAACCTAGACATATAACCATGCTAGGGTTAGAGAGGTTGCAGCTTATATGATTCTAGGGCATGAATTTCCTTTTTCTGTTATGGAAGGTGTAATTTTTAATGGATTCCTTAAAGAGATTTATCCTTGGTATAAAAAGATTAGTAGACATCAGGTTAAGTTGGATTGTGAAACATTTTATGAAGCTGAGAGAGTTAAGATGAAAAGGTCAATGTCACAGATTAACAGGATCAGTCTTACAACTGACCTGTGGTGGTCTGGTGAACAAAGAATTGGTTATATGACTGTGACTGGACATTTCATTGATTCAAAATGGCAGCTTCATAAAAGAGttttatcttttaagaatgttcCTCCACCACATTCTGGTGAAGTTTTATGTAGGGAATTGATTAAGGTGATGGATGATTGGGGTATAAGAGATAAAGTTGTTTCTATTTTAGTTGACAATGCTAGTGCCAATGATAATTGTATTTCTAGATTGAAGAGAGATTTTTCTGGTAGGAGAAATCTTCCACTGGATGGAAAATTGTTTCATGTTAGATGTTGTGCACACATCTTAAATCTGTTGGTTCAGGATGGGCTTGATATGATAAAGGTGATTGTGGATAAAGTTAGGAATGGTGTCAAATATTTGTTGAATTCTGAAACAAGGTGCAAAGCATTCAAGAAAATTGTTGATGAGTTGCAACTTGAGGGCATGATGCAAGTATTGGATACTAAGACCAGATGGAACTCAACTTGGTTGATGTTGTCCACAGCTTATCATTACAGAGAAGTATGGCCTAGATATGCTGAAGAAAATGGAGCATTTCTTAGTTTTTTGCCTGATGCAAATGATTGGGAAGATGTTCATGATATTTGcaaatttttggaagtttttgctGATGTGACAGGAATTATTAGTGGTACATCTTACCCTACTTCTAATTTGTTTTTGGCCAAGCTTTTCAGGGTGAAGGTTTTACTTGATAACCCCTATGATATCTTAAACAATCCTCAGTTACAGGCCCTTGCTAATGAGATGAAGTTGAAGTATGACAAGTATTGGGCAGAGTCTAATACATTGATTTCTATTGCTGCAATTCTTGATCCAAGGTATGACAATATACTTGATGTTGCCTTTTGATTATATTTGAGGTTGCCTTGTGATTACTTGAAGTGGCCTTGTGATGATTGATGGTTTATGTTGTCACTTTTTGTTGCCTCAATGAATCTATTTAGCCTATGATGCATTCTGACTCAGTGACTCTGAGGCTTTTTGGTAAGCTTTTTTGTACTGATGTTGCATTTGTCTGTTGTGATTTAATTGCCCTTGTTTGAGGCCAGTTATGTTACCTCTTTGTGTGACATTAGTAGTGTATATCAGGAAGGCCAATGATGAATTCTGATTTCTGACCCTAAGGCTATTGGCAGCTGTCTATTTAGTCTATGATGCATTCTGAGTGTTCATCATATTTAAGTTTTTTGTAGCCTATTTGCGTACTGATGTTGCCTTTGTCAGTTGTGATTTAATTGCCCTTGTTTGAGGCCAATTGTGTTACCTCTTTGTGTGACATTAGTAGTGTATATCAGGCAGGccaatgatgaattttgatttctGACCCTAAGGCTATTGGCAGCTGTCTATTTAGTCTATGATGCATTCTGAGTGTTCATCATATTTAAGTTTTTTGTAGCCTATTTGCGTACTGATGTTGCCTTTGTCAGTTGTGATTTAATTGCCCTTGTTTGAGGCCAATTGTGTTACCTCTTTGTGTGACATTAGTAGTGTATATCAGGCAGGCCAATGATGAATTCTGATTTCTGAATTCTGACCCTGAGGCTATTGGCAGCTGTCTATTTAGTCTATTTAAGTTTTTTGTACCCTTTTTTGTACTGATGTTGCCTTTGTCAGTTGTGATTTAATTGCCCTTGTTTGCGGCCAATTATGTTACCTCATTGTGTGACATTAGTAGTGTATGTCTGAGGCTAATGATGAATTCTGATTTCTGAGGCTAAAAATACTTTGGAATTGATTAACGTGGTTGACAACTCGTATTGTtcaaataggtataaaatgatcTTCATCAAATGGGTATATCCCTTCTTGTATCCAAATGCTACTCAAGCAGCTTCCTATGAACAAGAGTTGGCAACCAATTTACACACTCTATTCCAATTGTATCAAGACACCTTTGGAGTTAATGATGCCCTTATTTCTGAAACTTCTGAAGTAGGAAGTAGTTCTGGATTAGGAAAGAGAAGTTTTGAGAGGTTTTTAGAAACTGTGGTTGGTAGTTCTAATACAAAATCAGATCTTGACTTGTATCTTGAGGAGTCTCCATTGAAGGTTCCCCCAAACACCAAGTTTGATGTTTTAACTTGGTGGATGGGAAATGAGGCCAAGTATCCTGTTCTTAGTAGATTAGCAAAAGATATACTAATTGTTCTAGTTACAACAGTTGCTTCAGAAGCAACTTTTAGTGCTGGTAAAAGGATTATTGATCCAAAACGAGCTTCAATGAAAACTAAGACCGTGAAAATGGTGCTTTGTGGGAGTGATTGGGTCAAGGAGAGATACGGGATTAAAAAGGGATGCACTTCAAGTATTGTAAGTATCTGTCATTGTTAGTTTGTTACATTGATATTCATTGTTACATTGATTCTAACATTAATGTTTCATTGTCATTGTATCTTTAGGAACCTCAAGATGACCTTCTTACATATGATTTTGGTCAGCAATAGAAAATCTGGGTGTGGCTTCGCTTCTTAGAgatgttgttttgttgttttgttgcttTATAATGTTGAAAATTCAATGCCAATGATGAGTATGTTCTGAGGCATCAGTATGAGTGTATGATTGGACAAATGTATTTTGCATCTTTGGATCGTTTTGTAACATTCAATGAATTCTTAGGAATTCTAACATGGATCTTTTGAATTGTACAAACTCATGAATTGTACAACttttaatataatcaaaattcTGCATTATATTACATTTATTacctctaaaaaaaattaaaaaattgttaaaaaaatggATATTTTGTTGGGCCTGGGAACCGAACCGAGTCTCTGGACCGGTTTCGGTTTACC is part of the Vicia villosa cultivar HV-30 ecotype Madison, WI linkage group LG2, Vvil1.0, whole genome shotgun sequence genome and encodes:
- the LOC131648548 gene encoding zinc finger BED domain-containing protein RICESLEEPER 2-like; protein product: MADLIDISLLLDGAEETMDGGNLEIGEMIDLGILDPVPIPTDVTTETTSTIQNTSTTQNTTTVVEPTPPVDPAQSSQSQINAFGKAPRPKNSVVHTEMVLVEMPDGVKKWKCKWCGKLYTYDTKWKSTSNGKKTLRKLHPKEAEDERVREVAAYMILGHEFPFSVMEGVIFNGFLKEIYPWYKKISRHQVKLDCETFYEAERVKMKRSMSQINRISLTTDLWWSGEQRIGYMTVTGHFIDSKWQLHKRVLSFKNVPPPHSGEVLCRELIKVMDDWGIRDKVVSILVDNASANDNCISRLKRDFSGRRNLPLDGKLFHVRCCAHILNLLVQDGLDMIKVIVDKVRNGVKYLLNSETRCKAFKKIVDELQLEGMMQVLDTKTRWNSTWLMLSTAYHYREVWPRYAEENGAFLSFLPDANDWEDVHDICKFLEVFADVTGIISGTSYPTSNLFLAKLFRVKVLLDNPYDILNNPQLQALANEMKLKYDKYWAESNTLISIAAILDPRYKMIFIKWVYPFLYPNATQAASYEQELATNLHTLFQLYQDTFGVNDALISETSEVGSSSGLGKRSFERFLETVVGSSNTKSDLDLYLEESPLKVPPNTKFDVLTWWMGNEAKYPVLSRLAKDILIVLVTTVASEATFSAGKRIIDPKRASMKTKTVKMVLCGSDWVKERYGIKKGCTSSIEPQDDLLTYDFGQQ